In Paenibacillus sp. 1781tsa1, one DNA window encodes the following:
- a CDS encoding SMI1/KNR4 family protein yields the protein MELEPIRDLLVKAYNTTMGEGCTPEPQQSIENFEQKYNVQLPVAYRALLLEFGACNFGDPALYSAKELDWAYPEFLEVYREVKKEYQLSDDLNPFPIGGFGEGSMAILDQTSGKILMLIHDAGDTPIREIAVDFNDLMTQLTESAIWVQEQMN from the coding sequence ATGGAATTAGAACCGATTCGTGATCTTTTGGTGAAAGCTTACAATACGACTATGGGAGAAGGGTGCACGCCCGAACCGCAACAGAGCATTGAGAATTTTGAGCAAAAGTATAACGTGCAATTGCCCGTAGCGTACCGTGCACTTTTGCTTGAATTCGGGGCATGTAATTTCGGCGATCCTGCCTTGTATTCAGCAAAAGAACTGGATTGGGCATATCCCGAGTTTCTGGAAGTCTACCGTGAAGTTAAGAAAGAGTACCAGCTGTCGGATGACCTCAATCCGTTCCCGATTGGTGGATTTGGCGAAGGCAGTATGGCTATATTGGATCAGACTTCGGGCAAGATCCTAATGTTGATCCATGATGCAGGAGATACGCCAATTCGAGAGATTGCAGTAGACTTTAATGATTTAATGACGCAGTTGACGGAGTCCGCGATCTGGGTACAGGAACAGATGAATTAA
- a CDS encoding LysR family transcriptional regulator, with product MDIRKLRYFITVAEELHFHRAAEKLNMTQPPLSQQIQNLEEELGVKLLERTRKMVRLTPAGAIFLEQARLIMAQLERSIQLTQKADQGIIGHISVAFVDSASGGIMVDVLRKFRAAYPQIELTLREMTSSQQLQALEDGQIHIGFLRYQEDTLHVSFRPCQMETLIAVLPDHHPMASQTQVSIRELADEDFILFPRHLGSPFHRLVLDYCREHGVDPRITQEAIQMYTIVNLVAAGMGISIVPSSVDVFQRKGVVFLPLQENPPSVPLYTAWRTDMNQEVISRFMSIVDREYELH from the coding sequence ATGGATATTCGTAAGTTAAGATATTTTATCACCGTGGCGGAGGAGCTTCATTTTCACCGTGCAGCGGAGAAATTAAACATGACACAGCCACCCCTGAGCCAGCAGATTCAAAATCTGGAGGAAGAGCTAGGCGTAAAATTATTGGAGCGCACGAGAAAAATGGTTCGTTTGACGCCAGCAGGTGCCATCTTTCTGGAACAGGCTAGACTCATCATGGCCCAACTCGAACGATCCATTCAGCTTACACAAAAGGCAGATCAAGGGATTATTGGGCATATATCCGTAGCCTTCGTGGATTCCGCTTCGGGCGGGATCATGGTGGATGTCCTTAGGAAATTTCGCGCTGCGTATCCTCAGATTGAATTGACGCTGCGTGAGATGACTTCGTCCCAACAATTGCAGGCACTGGAGGACGGACAGATCCATATTGGATTTTTGCGATATCAGGAAGACACTCTTCATGTCTCTTTCCGTCCCTGTCAGATGGAAACGTTGATTGCCGTTTTGCCAGATCATCACCCGATGGCTTCTCAGACTCAAGTTTCAATTCGAGAACTGGCGGATGAAGATTTTATTTTATTCCCAAGGCATCTGGGTTCTCCGTTCCATCGTCTCGTTCTGGATTATTGCAGGGAGCATGGCGTAGATCCTAGAATTACACAGGAAGCGATCCAGATGTATACGATTGTAAATCTCGTTGCAGCGGGCATGGGTATTTCCATTGTTCCCTCCTCGGTGGATGTGTTCCAGCGAAAGGGTGTAGTCTTTCTTCCTTTACAAGAAAATCCGCCCTCCGTACCGTTGTACACGGCATGGCGGACGGATATGAATCAGGAAGTGATATCCCGCTTTATGAGCATTGTTGATAGGGAATATGAGTTGCACTAA
- a CDS encoding aldo/keto reductase family protein — protein MEYRKLGNSGLTVSEISLGNWITHGAQVHDGVAEACVRAALDAGITTFDTADVYSNTKAETVLGQALKDIRRESIELCTKVCHPTGTGHNDRGLSRKHIMEACNGSLRRLQTDYIDVYYAHRYDYNTPLEETFLAFSDLVRQGKVHYIGVSEWNADQIARGAAWARELHVPFIASQPQYSMLWRVIEQEVVPASDQAGLGQITWSPLAQGILSGKYAPNAALPTGSRAAAEAGAPFFNKLAGQWLRENVLTAVQQLVPLARKTGLTLPQLSVAWVLQHSYVSSVIIGASRPEQVLENVKASGVKLDSVIMTRIDEILNPLIERDPAKTG, from the coding sequence ATGGAGTATCGCAAGTTAGGAAACAGTGGATTAACCGTCAGTGAGATTTCACTAGGCAACTGGATTACGCACGGAGCGCAAGTGCATGATGGAGTAGCAGAAGCTTGTGTACGCGCCGCTTTGGATGCAGGCATTACCACATTTGATACGGCAGACGTGTACTCGAATACGAAGGCAGAAACCGTCTTGGGACAGGCTCTTAAGGATATACGAAGAGAAAGTATTGAACTATGCACCAAAGTCTGTCACCCAACCGGCACAGGTCATAATGACCGCGGACTTTCACGTAAACACATCATGGAAGCCTGCAATGGTTCATTACGGCGGCTACAGACGGATTATATCGATGTCTATTACGCTCACCGTTATGATTACAACACTCCGCTGGAAGAGACGTTTCTGGCATTCTCCGATCTGGTGCGTCAGGGCAAGGTTCACTACATCGGGGTGAGTGAATGGAACGCGGATCAGATTGCAAGAGGAGCCGCTTGGGCGCGGGAACTTCATGTACCCTTCATTGCAAGTCAGCCCCAATATTCAATGTTATGGCGTGTGATTGAGCAGGAAGTGGTACCTGCAAGCGACCAAGCAGGACTTGGACAGATTACATGGTCTCCTCTGGCTCAGGGTATACTATCAGGCAAATATGCGCCTAACGCAGCGTTGCCCACCGGATCACGTGCAGCAGCTGAGGCAGGAGCGCCCTTTTTCAATAAACTTGCTGGTCAGTGGTTACGTGAAAATGTTCTTACCGCTGTGCAACAGCTTGTTCCACTCGCTAGAAAGACTGGTCTAACTCTTCCTCAACTCTCTGTGGCGTGGGTTCTACAACATTCGTATGTCAGTTCCGTCATTATCGGTGCATCCCGGCCCGAGCAGGTATTGGAAAATGTAAAAGCTTCTGGTGTGAAATTGGACTCTGTCATCATGACTCGTATTGACGAAATATTGAATCCATTGATTGAGCGTGATCCAGCCAAGACGGGATAG
- a CDS encoding PocR ligand-binding domain-containing protein: MIKEYLHINKILDLNKWKRLQDSLATVTKLAILTVDYKGIPVTSHSSCQAFCQNVRKDPELLPYCQKCDSRGGLEAVRLNEPYVYLCHFNIIDIAIPITIDGKYIGAVMAGQVKLADPEKGRDLEQIVTSKNVPMHAAKLEELKDDYAQLPVMTYEEIVKISNMLSLLCNYIVEEALNKNLLVEMFEKASGNQESLNLSTILPGYSIRNIESIKKEMTNAIADAYLKNSPSDAESSSPVLQPAFEYIHSHKSEQVSLKQMADLCHLSPSYFSRLFAKETGENFTTYLAKLKIKWAKQLLEVTDMPVSQISDELGFNESGYFIKIFKKFEEITPALYRKYIQENM, translated from the coding sequence ATGATTAAAGAATATCTGCATATCAACAAAATACTCGACCTTAATAAATGGAAGCGTCTACAAGATTCTCTCGCAACAGTAACCAAACTGGCGATCCTTACCGTGGATTATAAAGGCATTCCCGTAACCAGTCACAGCAGCTGTCAGGCCTTCTGCCAGAACGTACGCAAAGATCCCGAGCTGCTCCCCTACTGCCAAAAATGTGATTCGCGCGGCGGTCTGGAAGCCGTTCGGTTGAATGAGCCTTATGTGTATTTGTGCCATTTCAATATCATTGATATCGCAATTCCGATCACGATCGATGGCAAATATATCGGCGCCGTCATGGCAGGACAAGTGAAACTTGCCGACCCGGAAAAAGGCCGCGACCTGGAGCAGATTGTCACGTCCAAAAACGTTCCCATGCATGCGGCCAAGCTGGAGGAATTAAAAGACGATTACGCCCAGCTGCCTGTGATGACCTATGAAGAGATTGTGAAAATCTCCAACATGTTATCCCTGCTCTGCAACTACATTGTGGAAGAAGCACTCAACAAAAATCTATTAGTTGAAATGTTCGAGAAAGCTTCAGGCAATCAGGAGTCGTTAAACCTCTCCACCATTCTGCCTGGGTACTCCATTCGTAATATCGAGTCGATCAAAAAAGAGATGACCAATGCGATTGCAGATGCCTATCTTAAGAACAGCCCAAGTGATGCGGAAAGCTCCAGTCCGGTGCTTCAACCTGCTTTTGAATACATTCATAGTCACAAAAGCGAACAAGTTTCGCTCAAACAAATGGCTGATCTATGCCACCTGAGTCCGAGTTATTTCAGCAGGCTGTTTGCCAAGGAAACCGGCGAGAACTTCACAACCTACCTGGCAAAACTCAAAATTAAGTGGGCCAAGCAATTGCTGGAGGTCACCGACATGCCTGTCTCACAGATCAGTGATGAGCTGGGATTTAATGAATCGGGATATTTTATTAAAATATTCAAAAAGTTTGAGGAAATCACGCCTGCCCTCTATCGTAAATACATCCAGGAGAACATGTAG
- a CDS encoding glycerol dehydrogenase: MRKAFISPTKYVQGEDELLNLGYFVKSFGESALLIAHPDDVQRVKAKLDATAEKFNITFVESGFKGECSREEVARLQAIAKEKGCDSTIGLGGGKAIDAAKCVAEGEALIICPTIAATDAPTSHSAVLYTPDGSFDDYAYFKQSPSVVLVDTTVIANAPTRFLVSGMGDALSTYFEARATAKSYSRVNASLPMGSREGYTPSAVGTNAALALAKLCYEMLLTDGAKAKVASDSNVVTQALENIVETNILLSGLGFESGGLAAAHAIHNGLTVLEGTHHFFHGEKVSFGTIAQLVLENAPTEELHEVMDFCLEVGLPISLADIGVDKISQEELLKVAEIACIPEESIHAMPFPITVPEVAAAIAAADRMGREYKAAHREAK, translated from the coding sequence ATGAGAAAAGCATTTATCAGCCCAACCAAATATGTACAAGGCGAAGACGAGTTGTTGAACCTGGGGTACTTTGTTAAATCCTTCGGAGAATCGGCCTTGCTGATTGCACATCCGGATGATGTACAGCGTGTCAAAGCAAAGCTTGATGCAACAGCTGAGAAATTCAATATCACGTTTGTTGAAAGCGGTTTTAAAGGGGAATGTTCCCGTGAGGAAGTTGCTCGTCTGCAAGCAATCGCGAAGGAAAAAGGATGTGACTCTACCATCGGTCTTGGTGGCGGTAAAGCGATCGATGCTGCGAAATGTGTAGCTGAAGGCGAAGCACTGATTATCTGCCCAACGATTGCGGCAACAGACGCACCGACAAGTCACTCCGCTGTATTGTACACACCGGATGGTTCTTTCGATGACTATGCATACTTCAAACAAAGCCCAAGTGTGGTACTCGTTGATACAACGGTCATTGCTAATGCACCAACACGTTTTCTCGTATCCGGTATGGGAGATGCACTCTCTACATACTTCGAAGCAAGAGCAACAGCGAAATCCTATTCCCGTGTAAACGCAAGTCTGCCAATGGGTTCCCGCGAAGGGTATACACCATCTGCAGTAGGTACCAATGCGGCACTTGCACTGGCAAAACTGTGTTATGAAATGCTGCTGACTGACGGTGCAAAAGCAAAAGTAGCGAGTGATAGCAACGTCGTGACACAAGCGCTGGAAAACATCGTTGAGACGAACATTCTGTTGTCAGGTCTTGGATTCGAAAGTGGCGGTCTGGCCGCAGCACATGCGATCCACAACGGCTTGACAGTTCTGGAAGGCACACATCACTTCTTCCACGGTGAAAAAGTATCCTTCGGTACGATTGCACAACTGGTCCTTGAAAATGCACCAACCGAAGAGTTGCATGAAGTTATGGACTTCTGTCTTGAAGTGGGACTGCCTATTAGCTTGGCGGACATCGGTGTAGACAAGATTAGTCAGGAAGAGCTGTTGAAAGTGGCAGAGATCGCTTGTATTCCGGAAGAATCCATTCACGCGATGCCTTTCCCAATCACCGTTCCTGAAGTGGCTGCTGCCATTGCAGCGGCTGACCGTATGGGACGGGAGTACAAAGCAGCTCACCGGGAGGCAAAATAA
- the dhaK gene encoding dihydroxyacetone kinase subunit DhaK, translating into MKKIINQAEHVVMEMCNGIALAHPELEFLKKYKVIKRREIQADKVSLISGGGSGHEPAHAGYVGKGMLDAAVCGDVFASPSQIQVYQAIKATASNKGTLLIIKNYSGDMMNFKNAAHLAEEDGIDVQYVRVEDDIAVQDSLYTVGRRGVAGTVLVHKIAGAAAEEGRSLAEVKSVAEKAAQNVRSIGFGFTSCTVPAKGTPTFEIAEDEMEFGVGIHGEPGIRREKIVSADELAGRMVEALLADMKLDTASAEIAVLVNGFGATPLQELYLLNNSVQRELAGHAGLKVATTFVGNYMTSIDMAGASVTVLKLDDELKTLLFKESDTPAFKVSGPPVAQVAYSEALEAVVGEDAPVSYEVETDASAAVIQGNQFSLDNVVYLIDKMGEIIIKNEVPFCELDSHAGDGDFGMSVAKGFRQLKREWNHIINEDKKDIGSFLDACSLVIMEYCGGASGPIWGSAFRAAGKAVGDKQQLNVAEFAEMIHAAVQGIQSTGERSFGRGAVVGDKTLIDALVPCADSWTQSAESGDDFKTAFAKGAAAAVEGAKKTEDIVARMGRAGTVGDRSLGYPDAGAYALGVIFTELSESMK; encoded by the coding sequence ATGAAGAAAATCATTAACCAAGCCGAACATGTTGTTATGGAAATGTGTAACGGGATTGCGCTTGCGCACCCGGAGCTTGAATTTCTTAAAAAATATAAAGTGATTAAACGCAGAGAGATTCAGGCCGATAAAGTCAGCTTGATCAGTGGCGGAGGCAGCGGACATGAACCGGCTCACGCTGGTTATGTAGGTAAAGGGATGCTGGATGCAGCGGTATGTGGAGATGTATTCGCATCTCCTTCCCAAATCCAGGTGTACCAAGCGATCAAGGCAACAGCCAGCAATAAGGGTACACTTCTGATCATCAAGAACTACAGCGGCGACATGATGAACTTCAAGAATGCAGCGCATCTGGCTGAGGAAGATGGCATCGACGTACAGTATGTTCGTGTTGAGGATGACATTGCTGTACAAGACAGCCTGTATACCGTTGGACGTCGCGGCGTTGCCGGAACTGTACTGGTTCACAAGATTGCCGGAGCAGCAGCCGAAGAAGGCCGCAGTCTGGCAGAGGTGAAATCCGTTGCCGAGAAAGCTGCTCAGAACGTTCGCAGTATTGGTTTTGGATTCACATCCTGTACCGTGCCAGCCAAAGGCACGCCTACATTCGAAATTGCTGAAGATGAGATGGAATTCGGCGTAGGTATCCATGGTGAGCCAGGTATCCGTCGGGAAAAAATCGTATCGGCTGATGAATTGGCAGGACGTATGGTTGAAGCATTGCTTGCCGATATGAAGCTGGATACGGCTTCTGCTGAGATTGCAGTGCTTGTGAATGGTTTTGGTGCAACGCCACTGCAAGAACTGTACCTGCTTAACAATTCCGTTCAGCGTGAGCTTGCAGGACATGCAGGTCTGAAGGTCGCTACTACCTTTGTAGGCAACTATATGACAAGTATCGATATGGCGGGTGCATCGGTTACGGTTCTGAAACTGGATGATGAACTGAAGACGCTGCTGTTCAAGGAAAGTGATACACCTGCATTCAAAGTATCCGGTCCTCCGGTAGCACAAGTGGCATATTCCGAAGCGTTGGAAGCTGTTGTAGGTGAAGACGCTCCCGTATCTTACGAAGTGGAGACGGATGCATCTGCTGCGGTAATTCAAGGCAACCAATTCTCACTGGACAATGTCGTCTATCTGATCGATAAGATGGGTGAGATCATCATCAAGAACGAGGTACCGTTCTGTGAACTGGATTCACATGCCGGTGATGGCGATTTTGGTATGAGTGTGGCAAAAGGCTTCCGCCAGTTGAAACGCGAATGGAATCACATCATTAACGAAGATAAAAAAGACATCGGATCGTTCCTGGATGCATGTTCGTTAGTCATCATGGAATATTGTGGCGGCGCATCCGGCCCAATCTGGGGTTCGGCATTCCGTGCGGCTGGCAAAGCTGTAGGGGATAAACAGCAATTAAACGTTGCTGAGTTCGCTGAGATGATCCATGCAGCCGTGCAAGGGATTCAGTCTACTGGAGAGCGCTCATTCGGGCGTGGTGCCGTTGTAGGCGACAAGACCTTGATCGATGCACTCGTTCCGTGTGCCGATTCCTGGACACAAAGTGCAGAGTCTGGCGATGACTTCAAAACCGCATTTGCCAAAGGTGCAGCAGCAGCCGTTGAAGGTGCGAAGAAAACCGAAGACATCGTAGCACGTATGGGACGCGCGGGTACCGTAGGTGATCGTAGTCTGGGCTACCCAGATGCTGGCGCGTATGCGCTGGGTGTTATTTTCACAGAGTTATCCGAGTCGATGAAGTAA
- a CDS encoding alanyl-tRNA editing protein → MTQKIYYDSAYTREWHTTITGKVDKEDGVYVTLAETAFYPHGGGQPCDLGRIGGITVLDVNIEDGAVWHKLERAPEQNEVHCELDWERRFDHMQQHTGQHLLSAVTLKMAEAMTLSFHLGTEYDTIDVAAELGADQLTAIEQEVNRQIYRNARINTSWVTTDEAAQLPLVKQPTVTEDIRIVEIEGVEYNACGGTHVLATGEIGIIKLLKTEKVKGGTRIYFKCGTRALNEFTSVQHVLNSIMVKLKTSKDELLERIEKMELEQKQLQTELNAVKTTNDAYYAKQLLAAREGLVIAQIFEDKSLKDMQSLATKLTADHEGLVLFASISEAKVVLAQNGQPPEWACGPFFKGNLGAYNGKGGGSEKMAQAGFASSEDALAFYEFTKDQLGHH, encoded by the coding sequence ATGACGCAAAAAATCTATTATGACTCTGCTTATACAAGAGAGTGGCATACAACAATTACAGGTAAAGTGGACAAGGAAGACGGTGTATATGTCACGCTGGCGGAGACGGCTTTTTACCCGCATGGGGGCGGACAACCTTGTGATCTGGGTCGAATTGGCGGCATCACTGTTCTGGATGTGAACATCGAAGATGGAGCAGTGTGGCATAAGCTGGAACGCGCACCTGAACAGAACGAGGTACATTGTGAGCTGGATTGGGAACGAAGATTCGATCATATGCAGCAGCACACGGGACAGCATTTGTTATCTGCAGTAACGTTGAAAATGGCTGAAGCGATGACGCTCAGTTTCCATCTCGGTACGGAGTATGACACGATTGATGTGGCTGCTGAGTTGGGAGCGGATCAATTGACCGCCATTGAACAAGAAGTGAATCGTCAGATCTATCGTAATGCTCGCATCAACACGTCCTGGGTTACAACAGATGAGGCTGCCCAATTGCCACTGGTGAAGCAGCCTACGGTAACAGAGGACATTCGTATCGTCGAGATCGAGGGTGTGGAGTATAACGCCTGCGGCGGAACTCATGTGTTGGCGACAGGTGAGATCGGCATCATCAAACTGTTGAAAACCGAAAAAGTGAAGGGCGGCACTCGCATTTATTTCAAATGTGGAACAAGAGCGCTGAATGAATTCACATCCGTTCAACATGTGCTCAATAGCATCATGGTTAAATTAAAGACCAGCAAGGACGAATTATTGGAGCGTATTGAGAAAATGGAACTGGAGCAAAAACAGCTGCAAACCGAGCTGAATGCAGTGAAAACAACGAATGATGCCTATTATGCGAAGCAACTTCTAGCTGCTCGCGAAGGGTTAGTGATTGCTCAGATCTTTGAAGACAAATCGCTCAAGGACATGCAGAGCCTGGCTACCAAGCTGACGGCAGACCATGAGGGGCTTGTACTCTTTGCCAGTATCTCCGAGGCCAAAGTTGTTCTGGCACAGAACGGACAGCCACCTGAATGGGCTTGTGGACCTTTCTTCAAAGGCAATCTTGGAGCCTACAATGGCAAAGGTGGCGGCAGTGAAAAGATGGCTCAGGCAGGCTTTGCCAGCAGTGAAGATGCGCTTGCCTTTTACGAATTCACCAAGGACCAGTTGGGACATCACTGA
- a CDS encoding DUF1963 domain-containing protein has protein sequence MTERIPCLREGCANTILPATAARTGGVCMPCKQEMEREERQRYIEANRRDVNLYADITDPVEVLKIMYEPQVRDPLIRYVPYEQSEEQVYLSLSVEQQDQMKDYAMQRIHAGDEDTGKDILIYLVCYHDISLTNEIPELLEQEIYYPAILYKSASEAVRDRLLQQVNTDHENRNHILLILAHIGDNVVVQQFLQWRKSPPSWSSELYVAPEHYTTEAGWELTKDGQRRALFTTPSYSLYKVTENEATNVAITGNSLSMLTRSTNCCPWCGGALTTLINLDVKHPALRDVSWHAERLQIQTCVICSSYGVVYMELDAAGEPLWSSHNVMPVGMDEIDLDEYGKLAPDVGRQFRIANTSRHAFHASEWGMEPSLSQIGGHPGWVQDAEYPPCPCCSARMKAVAQLDWGEVEEYGEGMYYMFICEPCQMTAVSYQQS, from the coding sequence ATGACAGAACGAATTCCGTGTCTACGGGAGGGGTGTGCAAATACCATTTTGCCAGCAACGGCTGCCAGAACAGGTGGGGTTTGCATGCCTTGCAAGCAGGAGATGGAGCGCGAGGAGCGCCAGAGATACATTGAAGCGAATCGACGTGACGTGAACTTGTATGCAGATATCACAGACCCGGTCGAAGTATTGAAAATCATGTATGAACCTCAGGTTCGCGATCCTCTAATTCGTTATGTACCCTATGAACAATCCGAGGAACAAGTATATCTCTCCTTGTCTGTAGAGCAACAAGATCAGATGAAGGATTATGCAATGCAACGGATTCATGCAGGTGATGAAGATACTGGCAAAGACATCCTGATCTACCTCGTTTGTTACCATGATATATCGTTGACCAACGAAATTCCTGAGCTGCTGGAACAGGAGATCTATTATCCTGCGATTTTGTATAAGAGTGCCTCGGAAGCAGTGCGAGATCGGCTCTTGCAGCAGGTGAATACCGATCATGAGAATCGGAACCACATATTGCTCATACTGGCCCATATCGGGGATAATGTTGTCGTGCAGCAGTTCCTGCAATGGAGAAAATCTCCGCCATCTTGGTCGAGCGAATTGTACGTGGCACCTGAGCATTACACCACTGAAGCTGGATGGGAGCTTACGAAAGACGGGCAGCGTAGAGCGTTATTCACCACCCCAAGTTATTCACTCTATAAAGTAACAGAAAATGAAGCAACTAACGTGGCAATAACCGGAAATTCACTCTCGATGCTGACCCGGAGCACCAATTGCTGTCCATGGTGTGGTGGTGCGTTAACGACCTTAATTAATCTGGATGTTAAGCATCCGGCACTGCGGGATGTGTCTTGGCATGCGGAGCGACTTCAGATCCAGACTTGCGTGATATGCAGCAGTTATGGTGTGGTTTACATGGAGCTGGACGCAGCCGGGGAACCGTTATGGAGTTCACATAACGTCATGCCTGTAGGAATGGACGAGATTGATCTGGACGAATATGGTAAACTTGCACCAGATGTTGGCCGGCAGTTTAGGATTGCGAATACATCGCGTCATGCCTTCCATGCCAGTGAGTGGGGGATGGAGCCATCGCTATCTCAGATCGGAGGCCATCCGGGTTGGGTTCAGGATGCGGAGTATCCACCATGTCCATGCTGTTCCGCGAGAATGAAGGCTGTCGCACAACTGGATTGGGGTGAGGTTGAGGAATATGGTGAGGGCATGTATTACATGTTCATATGTGAGCCGTGTCAGATGACCGCCGTATCGTACCAGCAATCTTGA
- a CDS encoding DUF1801 domain-containing protein → MTKNADVTAFIEQIQIPWQVQVAKQLREMVHDTIPDVQERVQYKKPHFLKNGKYVAVISPSKQAMSFTIFHAAGLDLPDGIFEGPEERKTIKLKEKDTPDYEWLAGLLKQASADL, encoded by the coding sequence ATGACCAAGAATGCAGACGTTACTGCCTTTATTGAACAGATTCAGATCCCCTGGCAAGTACAGGTCGCTAAACAATTGCGAGAAATGGTGCATGATACCATCCCAGACGTGCAGGAACGTGTGCAATACAAGAAACCTCATTTTTTGAAAAATGGAAAGTACGTTGCGGTCATCTCTCCATCCAAACAAGCCATGTCCTTCACCATCTTTCATGCAGCCGGACTGGATCTACCCGATGGCATATTTGAAGGCCCGGAAGAACGAAAAACGATCAAGCTCAAGGAAAAAGATACGCCGGATTATGAGTGGTTGGCTGGTTTGTTAAAGCAGGCATCTGCGGACTTGTAG
- a CDS encoding GNAT family N-acetyltransferase yields MTLTTDNLFYSKRLKMTPPRSEDVQTMLQWNEDPEYLRNVDTDLAIPYSEKQLEDEGETKNKEVYFRLRTHEEDMLIGFVVIHSIEWNNRCGQLAIGIGLAEHRNKGYGTEALNLILRYAFHEMNLDRVGLDVIAYNAKAIRSYEKVGFQLEGRARSAVYRDGKRYDRLMMGILRPEWETHNQIHTEGEQA; encoded by the coding sequence ATGACACTAACTACGGACAACCTGTTTTATAGCAAACGATTAAAGATGACGCCACCACGCTCTGAAGACGTGCAGACCATGCTGCAATGGAACGAAGACCCGGAGTACCTTCGGAATGTGGATACTGATCTGGCCATTCCCTATTCGGAGAAACAGTTGGAGGATGAGGGCGAAACGAAGAACAAGGAAGTTTACTTCAGACTGCGCACGCATGAAGAGGATATGCTGATTGGTTTTGTCGTCATTCATAGCATTGAATGGAACAACCGCTGCGGACAGCTTGCCATTGGCATCGGACTTGCTGAACATCGCAACAAGGGATATGGCACGGAAGCGTTGAATCTTATTTTACGATATGCATTCCATGAAATGAATCTGGACCGGGTTGGCCTCGATGTCATCGCCTACAATGCCAAAGCGATTCGCTCCTATGAGAAGGTTGGTTTTCAGTTGGAAGGTCGGGCACGTTCAGCTGTATATCGTGATGGCAAACGTTACGACCGCTTAATGATGGGAATCCTAAGACCAGAATGGGAAACACACAATCAGATCCATACGGAGGGTGAACAAGCATGA
- a CDS encoding GNAT family N-acetyltransferase, with translation MEIRLDDLSGVQVKALIAEHLQGMAADSPPESIHALNLEGLKKPEITFWCAWEGNDLLGCGAIKELNSEHAELKSMRTASAHLRKGVARKILAHIMGVAVERGYKRISLETGSMDSFIPARKLYEDFGFEYCEPFADYILDPNSTFMTKTI, from the coding sequence TTGGAGATCAGATTGGATGATTTAAGTGGAGTACAAGTTAAGGCTTTAATTGCAGAGCACTTGCAAGGGATGGCAGCAGATTCACCTCCGGAGAGTATTCATGCGTTGAATCTGGAAGGACTCAAGAAGCCCGAAATTACATTCTGGTGTGCTTGGGAAGGGAACGACTTGCTCGGTTGCGGGGCTATCAAAGAACTGAATTCAGAACATGCCGAATTGAAATCGATGCGTACTGCTTCGGCTCACTTGAGAAAAGGTGTAGCAAGGAAGATTTTGGCCCATATTATGGGCGTTGCTGTAGAACGTGGTTATAAGCGAATCAGTCTGGAGACAGGCTCAATGGATTCGTTTATCCCGGCACGTAAGTTGTATGAAGACTTTGGATTCGAATATTGCGAACCATTCGCGGATTATATATTGGATCCGAACAGCACGTTTATGACCAAAACAATCTGA